GGCAAAATTATTTTTTTAAATTTACCGGAAGGAAAGACCATAGAAAAAGGCCAACTCCTCATGAAACTAAATGATTCAGAATTGAAGGCGCAGCTGGCAAAACTGGATACACAAGAGAGCCTGGCGATTGAAAAGGAAAAAAGAAAAAAGAAATCACTGGAAATCCAGGGAATATCCAAAGATGAATATGAAATGGCTTTGAGTGAATTACAAATCATACAAGCCGAAAAGAAAATACTTCTAAGCAGAATCCAAAAGACAGAAATGCGCGCACCATTCAGGGGCATCCTCGGGCTTCGAAATGTGAGTGAAGGAGCATACATTCGGGAAGGTGAGCCAGTTATTTCATTGGTTAAAATTGATCCGATCGGCATCGAATTTAGCGTTCCGGAACACCAATCCTATCTCATAAAAAACGGACTAAAGGTGAGCTTCACCACAGACGGATTAAATGATACGATGCAAGCGATAACCTACGCTTCTGAGCCATTTATTGATGCCAATGACAGAAGCTTAAAAGTCAGAGCCCGATTTAATAATCCACAACAAAAATTAAAACCAGGAGCATTTGTAAAAGTAGAATTTTCCGGGTACGATAAAGATCAAGGGGTCTTTATCCCAAATGAAGCATTAATTCCTATACTCAAAGGATATAAGGTTTTCATACTTAAAAATGGAAAAGCAAAAGAAGTCATTGTTCAAACGGGTGAAAGAGATGAAACCAAAGTTTTGATCCGTTCTGGCCTTACCGATGGAGATAGCTTGATCACGAGCGGAATCATGCGTTTGAAAGAGGGAGTATCTGTTGAAAGTTTAGACCCACACATCCATGAGTAATTTCTCTCATGTATTTATTAGAAGGCCTGTATTGGCGATCGTAGTTAATTTATTGATCGTCATTTTTGGTGCAATCGGTTTCCACTTTCTAGGCGTACGCGAATATCCTTCCATTGATCCTCCCGTCATC
The genomic region above belongs to Saprospiraceae bacterium and contains:
- a CDS encoding efflux RND transporter periplasmic adaptor subunit; the protein is MKHSKIYFQVLVFAGILANFTCTVDPQKSKQAQEGKTGQNRAIQVQVQTIQTTAYHHQISTIGSLIALDQTMLSAEASGKIIFLNLPEGKTIEKGQLLMKLNDSELKAQLAKLDTQESLAIEKEKRKKKSLEIQGISKDEYEMALSELQIIQAEKKILLSRIQKTEMRAPFRGILGLRNVSEGAYIREGEPVISLVKIDPIGIEFSVPEHQSYLIKNGLKVSFTTDGLNDTMQAITYASEPFIDANDRSLKVRARFNNPQQKLKPGAFVKVEFSGYDKDQGVFIPNEALIPILKGYKVFILKNGKAKEVIVQTGERDETKVLIRSGLTDGDSLITSGIMRLKEGVSVESLDPHIHE